One window of the Labilibaculum sp. genome contains the following:
- the rpsB gene encoding 30S ribosomal protein S2 → MSNTTFEELLEAGCHFGHLTRKWNPKMAPYIFMERNGIHIIDLHKTAVKLDDAAAALKQIAKSGRKILFVATKKQAKSIVSEKVAAVNMPYVTERWPGGMLTNFPTIRKAVKKMSTIDKMEGDGTLNHLSKRERLQVSRQRAKLEKNLGSIVDLTRLPAALFVVDVMKEYIAVKEANRLGIPVFAMVDTNSSPEGIDFVVPCNDDASSSVSIILDIVTASIKEGLSERKVEKDTESTEKKASKPKKAKKADAPANEAPVAEVAPAVEVAPEAPVAETTPEAPATEEEKNDKE, encoded by the coding sequence ATGTCAAATACTACATTTGAAGAATTATTAGAAGCAGGTTGCCACTTTGGTCACTTGACTAGAAAATGGAATCCAAAAATGGCTCCTTATATTTTCATGGAGCGCAATGGAATTCACATTATCGACTTGCACAAAACAGCTGTAAAGCTGGATGATGCCGCCGCAGCATTGAAACAAATCGCTAAATCAGGAAGAAAAATTCTTTTTGTTGCTACTAAAAAGCAAGCAAAATCAATCGTTTCTGAAAAAGTAGCAGCAGTAAATATGCCATATGTAACTGAGCGTTGGCCAGGTGGTATGTTAACTAACTTCCCTACTATCAGAAAGGCTGTTAAGAAAATGTCTACCATTGACAAAATGGAAGGTGACGGAACTCTTAACCACCTATCTAAAAGAGAAAGACTACAAGTATCTCGTCAAAGAGCTAAGTTGGAAAAAAACTTAGGTAGTATTGTTGATCTGACCAGATTACCGGCAGCTCTATTTGTAGTTGATGTAATGAAAGAATATATCGCTGTTAAAGAAGCAAACCGTTTGGGTATTCCTGTTTTTGCAATGGTTGATACAAACTCAAGCCCAGAAGGTATTGATTTTGTAGTTCCTTGTAATGATGACGCTTCCAGCTCTGTTTCTATCATTCTTGACATTGTAACCGCTTCTATTAAAGAAGGTTTATCGGAAAGAAAAGTAGAAAAAGATACTGAATCAACTGAAAAGAAAGCTTCTAAGCCTAAAAAAGCTAAGAAAGCAGATGCTCCTGCAAATGAAGCACCAGTTGCCGAAGTTGCTCCAGCTGTAGAAGTTGCTCCAGAAGCACCAGTTGCAGAAACAACTCCAGAAGCTCCAGCTACTGAAGAAGAAAAGAATGATAAGGAATAA
- the tsf gene encoding translation elongation factor Ts → MSIKAADVAKLRKATGAGMMDCKNALTEAEGDFDAAVSIIRKKGMAIANKRADREATEGVVLAKVSEDKKSGVMITLNCETDFVAKNESFVEFATKILDLALANMPADLEALKALELEGRKVEEHVTEQTGVIGEKIDLSFYNKMEAEYSVAYIHAGNKLSTMIGFNKSMDEQMARDVAMQAAAMAPISIDKDDVDADVVAKELEIAKEKARLEGKPEAMLDKIAEGRLVKFFKESTLLNQDFVKNNKQTVKQYLAESDKDLTVTKMMRFTLNA, encoded by the coding sequence ATGTCTATTAAAGCAGCAGACGTAGCCAAATTGCGTAAAGCAACTGGCGCAGGAATGATGGATTGTAAAAATGCTCTTACTGAAGCTGAAGGGGATTTTGACGCAGCGGTAAGCATTATTCGTAAAAAAGGAATGGCGATTGCTAACAAACGTGCCGACAGAGAAGCAACTGAAGGTGTTGTATTAGCGAAAGTTTCTGAAGATAAGAAAAGTGGTGTAATGATCACTCTAAACTGTGAAACCGACTTCGTTGCTAAGAATGAGAGTTTCGTAGAATTTGCAACTAAAATTCTTGATTTAGCTTTGGCAAACATGCCTGCAGATCTTGAAGCTTTGAAAGCTTTAGAGCTTGAAGGAAGAAAAGTTGAAGAACACGTTACTGAGCAAACCGGTGTTATCGGTGAGAAAATCGATTTAAGTTTCTATAATAAAATGGAAGCAGAATATTCTGTTGCCTATATTCACGCAGGAAACAAATTATCTACTATGATTGGTTTTAACAAATCAATGGATGAGCAAATGGCTAGAGACGTTGCTATGCAAGCTGCAGCTATGGCTCCAATAAGTATAGATAAGGATGATGTTGATGCTGATGTAGTTGCAAAAGAACTTGAAATCGCAAAAGAAAAAGCTCGTTTAGAAGGAAAACCTGAGGCTATGCTTGATAAAATTGCAGAAGGCCGATTGGTTAAATTCTTTAAAGAATCAACATTATTGAATCAGGACTTTGTTAAAAACAACAAGCAAACTGTTAAGCAGTATCTTGCTGAATCTGACAAAGATTTAACTGTGACGAAAATGATGCGTTTCACATTAAATGCTTAA
- the pyrH gene encoding UMP kinase, with protein sequence MVKYKRVLLKLSGESLMGDQQYGIDSQRLSDYAEQIKEITDLGVQVGIVIGGGNIFRGLSGAAKGFDRVKGDSMGMLATVINSLALNSALEAIQCKSRVLTAIRMEPIGEFYSKQKAVDYLSEGCVTIFSAGTGNPYFTTDTGSSLRGIEIEANVMLKGTRVDGIYTADPEKDSAAVKFETITFDEIYNKDLRIMDLTATTMCKENNLPIIVFDMDTKGNLKQVIEGENIGTLVHN encoded by the coding sequence ATGGTTAAATACAAACGTGTACTACTGAAATTAAGTGGCGAATCATTAATGGGTGATCAACAATATGGAATTGATTCACAACGATTGAGTGACTATGCCGAACAAATTAAAGAAATAACAGATCTTGGCGTTCAAGTTGGAATCGTAATTGGCGGCGGTAATATTTTTCGTGGATTAAGCGGTGCCGCTAAAGGTTTCGACCGTGTTAAAGGCGATTCAATGGGAATGCTGGCTACAGTAATTAATAGTCTGGCCCTTAACTCAGCTTTGGAAGCCATCCAATGTAAATCACGGGTTTTAACAGCCATTCGAATGGAGCCAATTGGTGAATTCTATTCGAAACAAAAAGCGGTAGACTACCTTTCTGAAGGTTGTGTTACGATCTTCTCTGCCGGAACAGGAAATCCGTATTTTACAACAGATACTGGTTCTTCTCTTCGTGGAATTGAAATAGAAGCGAATGTAATGCTTAAAGGAACCCGTGTTGACGGCATATATACTGCTGATCCTGAAAAAGACAGTGCCGCTGTAAAATTTGAAACCATTACTTTCGATGAAATCTACAACAAAGATTTAAGAATTATGGATTTAACGGCAACAACAATGTGTAAAGAAAACAATTTACCAATAATTGTTTTTGATATGGATACAAAAGGAAATTTAAAGCAAGTAATTGAAGGTGAAAATATTGGGACATTAGTTCACAATTAA
- the frr gene encoding ribosome recycling factor: MTEEVQMYLDDTQEKMEAAVDHLEKELVKIRAGRANPSMLNGVMVDYYGNMTPLAQVANLSVPDPRTIAIQPWEKPMIVQIEKAIMNSNLGFNPDNNGELIRIHIPPLTEERRNDLVKQAKSECEHAKVSIRNARRDTNVELKKLVKEGLSEDIEKDAEAFVQKLTDKFSKKIDDLLVEKEKDIMTI; encoded by the coding sequence ATGACTGAAGAAGTTCAAATGTATCTGGATGATACGCAGGAAAAGATGGAAGCTGCTGTTGACCATCTTGAAAAAGAATTAGTAAAAATTCGTGCCGGAAGAGCAAATCCAAGCATGTTGAATGGTGTGATGGTGGATTACTACGGAAACATGACTCCATTGGCTCAGGTTGCCAATCTAAGCGTGCCCGATCCAAGAACTATTGCAATCCAACCTTGGGAAAAACCAATGATTGTACAAATTGAAAAAGCGATTATGAATTCAAATCTGGGTTTTAACCCGGATAATAATGGAGAATTAATCCGTATTCATATACCTCCTTTGACCGAAGAACGCAGAAACGACTTGGTTAAACAAGCTAAATCAGAATGCGAACATGCAAAAGTAAGCATCCGAAATGCCAGAAGAGATACCAATGTTGAATTAAAAAAACTGGTGAAAGAAGGTTTATCTGAAGACATCGAAAAAGATGCAGAAGCTTTTGTTCAAAAGCTTACCGACAAGTTCAGCAAAAAAATTGATGACTTGCTGGTTGAAAAAGAGAAAGATATCATGACAATATAA
- a CDS encoding BtpA/SgcQ family protein → MKLNKSIIGMVHVQALPGTPKNKYSLAKICEIAVLEAKQYEEAGLDAIMIENMHDVPYLKGSVGPEITASMAVVAKSLRDAVKLPLGIQILAGANKEALAVAKAANFQFIRAEGFVFGHVADEGYIDSCAGELMRYRKAIGAENVLVFTDIKKKHSSHAITADVDIDETAETAEFFLSDGVIVTGSSTGRAVYLHELKSLKDKIHIPVLIGSGITAENLSEYWDYASAFIVGSHFKKDGYWENDISDERLKIFMQTVKKLRNQ, encoded by the coding sequence ATGAAGCTTAATAAGTCGATCATCGGAATGGTGCATGTTCAGGCATTGCCTGGAACGCCGAAGAATAAATATTCCTTGGCAAAGATTTGTGAAATTGCTGTGTTAGAGGCTAAGCAATACGAGGAGGCCGGCTTGGATGCCATCATGATTGAGAACATGCACGACGTTCCGTATTTAAAAGGATCTGTTGGACCGGAAATAACCGCCTCTATGGCAGTTGTTGCAAAATCGTTACGTGATGCTGTAAAATTGCCTTTGGGAATTCAGATTCTGGCAGGAGCCAATAAAGAAGCTCTGGCCGTAGCAAAAGCTGCAAATTTTCAATTTATCCGTGCCGAGGGTTTTGTATTTGGGCATGTTGCCGACGAGGGTTATATCGATTCTTGTGCCGGGGAGTTGATGCGGTATCGAAAAGCAATTGGAGCAGAAAATGTTCTTGTGTTTACCGATATTAAAAAGAAGCACAGCTCGCATGCCATTACTGCCGATGTGGATATTGATGAAACAGCGGAGACTGCCGAATTTTTTCTAAGTGATGGTGTAATTGTTACAGGCTCTTCAACAGGCAGAGCTGTTTATTTGCACGAGTTAAAAAGCTTAAAGGATAAAATTCACATTCCTGTATTAATTGGATCTGGTATTACTGCAGAGAATCTTTCGGAGTATTGGGATTATGCTTCTGCTTTTATTGTTGGTTCGCATTTTAAGAAAGATGGATATTGGGAGAATGACATTTCTGATGAGCGGTTGAAAATATTTATGCAAACAGTTAAGAAATTAAGAAACCAATAA
- a CDS encoding OmpA family protein, whose protein sequence is MEKEKNLKLSESNNELSGKLEVLDEKYKNIVADTLQISRRLQSARERLSRIEKSNQDLLNQLAGMQAGNEKETKALLGQIKKAQNELRLREDEVLSLEKEMDARKRTLDALQAELNRRDKRLQELESALNRKDEAVKALKQKVMNALTGFEGNGLSITTKNGKVYVSMDEKLLFKSGSYQVDQRGVDALGHLAGVLAQNKDINVMIEGHTDNVPYKGIGELKDNWDLSVKRATSIVRILILNAGIDAERLTVAGRSKYVPIGTNATAEGRSKNRRTEIILTPKLDELFKILESN, encoded by the coding sequence ATGGAAAAGGAAAAAAATCTTAAGCTAAGTGAGTCAAACAACGAATTGAGTGGAAAGCTTGAGGTTTTAGATGAAAAATATAAAAACATTGTTGCCGATACGCTGCAAATATCGCGACGCCTTCAATCTGCACGGGAACGATTGAGCAGAATAGAAAAGAGCAATCAGGATTTGCTTAATCAATTGGCAGGAATGCAGGCAGGCAACGAAAAGGAAACTAAAGCTTTATTAGGTCAGATTAAAAAAGCTCAGAATGAATTAAGGCTGCGTGAAGATGAAGTTCTTTCTTTGGAAAAAGAAATGGATGCCCGCAAACGAACTCTGGATGCCTTACAGGCTGAATTGAATCGGAGAGATAAGCGTTTGCAGGAATTGGAATCGGCTTTAAATAGAAAAGATGAGGCCGTTAAGGCATTAAAGCAAAAGGTGATGAATGCCCTTACCGGATTTGAAGGCAATGGTTTGTCGATCACCACTAAAAATGGAAAGGTTTATGTTTCCATGGATGAAAAGCTCCTTTTTAAGTCGGGAAGTTATCAGGTGGATCAAAGAGGAGTGGATGCATTAGGACATTTAGCGGGTGTATTGGCCCAAAACAAAGATATTAATGTAATGATTGAAGGTCATACCGATAATGTTCCTTACAAGGGTATCGGTGAGCTAAAAGACAATTGGGATTTAAGTGTGAAAAGAGCAACATCGATTGTTAGGATACTGATTTTAAATGCTGGAATTGATGCAGAAAGACTTACCGTTGCGGGTAGAAGTAAATACGTGCCGATTGGTACTAATGCAACCGCCGAAGGTCGTAGTAAAAATCGTAGAACTGAGATCATTCTCACCCCAAAATTGGATGAGTTGTTTAAGATTCTAGAAAGTAACTAA
- the dxs gene encoding 1-deoxy-D-xylulose-5-phosphate synthase, which yields MAKSEKKILDKINIPSDLKKVSEDDLIQVCEELRQEIIEEVSCNPGHFGASLGVVELTVALHYVLNTPYDNLIWDVGHQAYGHKILTGRKDVFHTNRKYKGISGFPNRNESEYDAFTVGHSSTSISAALGMATAAHLNGETDRKTVAVIGDGSMTAGLAFEGLNNAANNNADLLVILNDNNMAIDPNVGGLNNYLLDITTSQTYNKVKNDVWRFLGKLNRLNPNTQKIFQKVEHGIKTILLKQSNIFEAFNFRYFGPVDGHDVNHMVKVLSDLQKISGPKLLHVITQKGKGFKLAEQDQTYWHAPGMFDKVTGEILQTESKSPQAPKFQEVFGNTLVELAEMNDKIVGITPAMPTGSSLNIMMEKMPDRAFDVGIAEQHAVTFSGGLAAKGKLPFCAIYSSFMQRAYDQVIHDVALQNVNVVFCLDRGGVVGADGATHHGVYDLAFFRCIPNMTIASPLDAIELRNLMFTAQQENMGPFSIRYPRGKGRILDWQKPFEILPVGKGQKLKDGKDLAILSIGAIGVEAVDAIEELEKDGYSIAHYDMRYLKPIDTELLHEVLGKHDQVITLEDGCIIGGLGSAVIEFVNDNHYRARVKRLGVPDKWIEQGTQQELYRECGYDKLGIIKSSIAILTKTED from the coding sequence ATGGCCAAGTCTGAAAAAAAAATTTTAGATAAAATCAATATTCCATCCGATCTGAAAAAGGTATCAGAAGACGACCTTATTCAGGTTTGTGAAGAATTGCGCCAAGAAATTATTGAAGAAGTTTCGTGTAATCCAGGGCATTTTGGTGCCAGTTTGGGTGTGGTGGAACTTACCGTTGCCCTTCACTATGTGCTAAATACTCCCTACGACAACCTGATTTGGGATGTTGGTCATCAGGCATACGGACATAAAATTCTTACAGGAAGAAAAGATGTTTTTCATACCAACAGAAAATACAAAGGGATAAGTGGTTTCCCTAACAGAAACGAAAGTGAATACGATGCGTTTACTGTTGGACACTCCTCGACGTCGATTTCTGCAGCATTGGGAATGGCCACTGCCGCGCATTTAAATGGAGAGACCGATCGAAAAACAGTTGCCGTAATTGGTGATGGGTCGATGACTGCCGGTTTGGCCTTTGAAGGATTGAACAATGCTGCGAATAACAATGCTGACTTATTGGTGATTCTGAATGATAACAATATGGCAATTGACCCAAATGTTGGTGGTTTAAATAACTATTTGCTTGATATCACCACTTCTCAAACCTATAATAAAGTAAAGAATGATGTTTGGCGGTTTTTAGGGAAATTAAACCGGTTAAATCCAAATACTCAAAAAATATTTCAGAAAGTAGAACATGGAATCAAAACCATTCTGCTAAAACAGAGTAACATTTTTGAAGCTTTTAACTTCAGGTATTTTGGACCTGTTGATGGACATGATGTAAATCATATGGTGAAAGTTTTAAGTGATTTGCAAAAAATTTCCGGACCAAAGCTTCTGCATGTTATTACGCAAAAAGGAAAGGGTTTTAAACTGGCAGAACAAGACCAGACCTACTGGCATGCACCAGGAATGTTTGACAAAGTAACAGGTGAAATTTTACAAACTGAATCCAAGAGTCCGCAAGCACCAAAATTTCAAGAAGTTTTTGGCAATACCTTAGTTGAACTAGCCGAAATGAATGATAAAATTGTTGGAATCACTCCTGCAATGCCAACCGGCAGTTCATTAAATATCATGATGGAAAAAATGCCTGATCGGGCATTTGATGTGGGAATTGCAGAGCAGCATGCAGTTACTTTCTCTGGGGGACTGGCGGCAAAAGGAAAATTACCTTTTTGTGCTATCTACTCATCATTTATGCAAAGAGCTTACGATCAGGTAATTCATGATGTAGCCCTGCAAAATGTAAATGTTGTATTTTGCCTGGATCGTGGCGGTGTTGTTGGTGCCGATGGTGCAACTCATCATGGCGTTTACGACCTGGCCTTCTTCCGGTGCATTCCAAATATGACTATTGCGTCTCCTCTTGATGCGATTGAGTTGAGAAATTTGATGTTTACTGCCCAACAAGAAAATATGGGTCCTTTTTCTATTCGTTACCCTCGAGGTAAGGGTCGTATTCTTGATTGGCAAAAACCTTTTGAGATTCTTCCTGTTGGCAAAGGCCAAAAACTAAAAGACGGAAAAGATCTTGCAATTCTATCGATTGGAGCTATTGGCGTGGAAGCTGTGGATGCCATTGAAGAACTGGAAAAAGACGGCTACTCGATTGCTCATTACGACATGAGATATCTGAAACCTATTGATACCGAATTACTGCATGAGGTTCTTGGAAAACACGATCAGGTTATCACTCTTGAAGATGGGTGTATTATTGGCGGATTAGGTTCTGCAGTCATCGAGTTTGTAAATGATAACCATTACCGGGCCAGGGTAAAACGCTTGGGTGTACCCGATAAGTGGATAGAACAAGGAACTCAACAGGAATTGTATCGGGAATGTGGATACGACAAATTGGGAATCATCAAATCGTCAATTGCAATTTTAACCAAAACTGAAGACTAA
- a CDS encoding SulP family inorganic anion transporter: MVDFFRKKAANSKDDILSGLTVALALVPEAVAFAFVAGVDPLVGLYAAFMVGLITSVFGGRPGMISGATGAMAVVLVSLVKEGNDLGMAMANPVQDMGLNYLFATIILAGVLQFLAGVFKFGKFIRLIPHPVMMGFVNGLAIVIFMSQLGMFPQVINWNAISFSDYTLHINRETFWAADKVLYTMVGLVILTMSIMYLLPKITSKIPAALVAILTVSAIVIFGNLDVSTVGSFIRDGGGTGLKGGLPSFQSQLFVMVPFNWTTVAFILPYAVILAAIGLIESLMTLNLLDEITNSRGNGNRECMAQGAANIVTGFFGGMGGCAMIGQSLINVKSGGRGRLSGIIAASTLLIFILFASPYIEMVPIAALVGVMFMVVIGTFAWSTFNVLLKIPKADAFVLILVSGLTVIFDLAIAVLVGVIVSALAFSWENARRIRARRSFREDGTKIYEIWGPLFFGSITTFNNKFDVENDPESVEIDFIESRVTDHSGIEAISNLVQKYENAGKTIKLKHLSDDCITLLQRADDHFRTVILRDIDDPRYYVVTDKAKIG, encoded by the coding sequence ATGGTAGATTTTTTCAGAAAGAAAGCAGCAAATTCAAAAGATGATATATTATCCGGATTAACCGTAGCTCTTGCGTTGGTACCAGAAGCGGTTGCTTTTGCCTTTGTGGCTGGTGTTGATCCGTTAGTTGGGCTTTACGCTGCCTTTATGGTTGGTTTAATTACTTCTGTTTTTGGTGGTCGCCCGGGAATGATATCCGGAGCTACCGGAGCCATGGCAGTTGTTTTAGTCAGCCTTGTAAAAGAAGGAAATGATCTGGGAATGGCAATGGCTAATCCTGTTCAGGATATGGGTTTGAACTATTTGTTCGCAACAATAATTCTGGCAGGTGTTCTTCAATTTTTAGCCGGTGTTTTCAAGTTTGGTAAATTCATCAGACTCATTCCCCACCCTGTTATGATGGGGTTTGTAAATGGTTTGGCCATTGTTATTTTCATGTCGCAGCTAGGGATGTTTCCACAGGTAATTAATTGGAATGCTATTTCTTTCTCAGACTACACCCTACATATAAACCGTGAAACTTTTTGGGCAGCAGATAAAGTTCTATATACGATGGTTGGTTTGGTTATTCTCACCATGAGTATCATGTATCTTCTTCCTAAGATTACAAGTAAAATACCTGCAGCTCTTGTTGCAATTTTAACTGTATCGGCCATTGTAATATTTGGGAATCTTGATGTCAGCACTGTTGGATCATTTATTAGAGATGGCGGCGGTACTGGTCTTAAAGGTGGTTTGCCTTCTTTCCAGAGTCAATTGTTTGTAATGGTTCCTTTCAACTGGACTACCGTTGCCTTTATTCTTCCTTATGCGGTAATTTTAGCTGCCATTGGTCTTATTGAGTCGCTAATGACTTTGAATTTACTGGACGAAATTACCAATAGCCGTGGAAACGGAAACCGCGAATGTATGGCTCAGGGGGCAGCCAATATCGTTACCGGATTTTTTGGTGGTATGGGCGGATGTGCCATGATTGGTCAATCGCTGATTAATGTAAAATCGGGCGGACGAGGAAGACTATCGGGTATTATTGCTGCATCTACCTTATTGATATTTATTCTTTTTGCCTCTCCTTATATCGAAATGGTGCCAATCGCTGCACTTGTGGGAGTAATGTTTATGGTGGTTATCGGAACATTTGCCTGGTCAACCTTTAATGTATTACTTAAAATACCAAAAGCCGATGCCTTTGTATTGATTCTTGTATCCGGCCTAACTGTTATCTTCGATCTTGCCATTGCAGTACTGGTTGGTGTTATCGTAAGTGCTCTTGCTTTTTCCTGGGAAAATGCCCGTAGAATCCGTGCAAGAAGATCATTTCGGGAAGATGGTACTAAAATATATGAAATTTGGGGTCCTTTATTTTTTGGTTCCATTACCACTTTCAATAACAAATTTGATGTCGAAAATGATCCTGAATCGGTAGAAATTGATTTTATCGAATCACGTGTAACCGACCATTCGGGAATTGAAGCAATCAGTAATTTGGTTCAGAAGTATGAAAATGCCGGAAAAACCATTAAATTGAAACACTTAAGTGATGACTGTATTACTTTACTGCAACGTGCCGATGATCACTTTAGAACCGTTATTTTGAGAGATATTGATGATCCGAGATACTATGTTGTTACTGATAAAGCGAAAATTGGATAA
- a CDS encoding C1 family peptidase: MKNKYLIAAILVFGLLQTSLAKKKEEEKKSYQFTIEKQLKTSPVKNQYRSGTCWSFASISFLESEIIRLGKEEVDFSEMFIVNRNYHLRAKDYVRFHGMKSFSAGAEGWDALNVVKDFGLIPQEAYSGNTFDETMPVHGEMDEVLKAYVDAVVKNKNKKITPVWMRGFDGILDVYLGEIPETFTYNTKEYTPKSFAKEQGLNMDDYVTITSYTHHPFYESFIFEGPDNWSLGEVYNLPMDEMMQVVDNAIENGYSLAWGSDVSEDGFAYRKGVAVVPETEEKSMDNAEISKWEKMSKDQKAAYGTEYPVKEKEITQEMRQIAFDNYESTEDHLMHMVGIAKDQNGSKYYLIKNSWGTDNNPYDGYFYASKAFVQYKTVGLLLHKDAIPAEIAKKLGLK, translated from the coding sequence ATGAAGAATAAATATTTAATTGCTGCCATTCTTGTATTTGGTCTGTTGCAGACATCATTGGCAAAAAAGAAGGAAGAGGAAAAGAAAAGTTATCAGTTTACCATCGAAAAACAGTTGAAGACAAGTCCGGTGAAAAATCAGTACCGTTCCGGAACTTGCTGGTCTTTTGCAAGCATTTCATTTTTGGAATCGGAAATTATTCGATTGGGAAAAGAGGAAGTGGATTTTTCGGAGATGTTTATTGTGAACCGTAACTATCATTTACGTGCCAAGGATTATGTCCGTTTTCACGGGATGAAAAGTTTCTCTGCCGGAGCAGAAGGCTGGGATGCTTTGAACGTTGTAAAGGATTTTGGTTTGATTCCGCAGGAAGCTTATTCAGGAAATACCTTTGATGAAACAATGCCGGTGCACGGCGAAATGGATGAGGTTTTGAAAGCCTATGTTGATGCTGTGGTGAAAAACAAGAACAAAAAAATTACTCCGGTTTGGATGAGAGGATTTGATGGGATTCTGGATGTTTACTTAGGTGAGATACCAGAGACTTTTACGTACAATACTAAAGAATACACACCAAAGTCTTTCGCAAAGGAACAAGGCCTTAATATGGACGATTACGTAACAATTACTTCCTATACACATCATCCGTTTTACGAAAGCTTTATTTTCGAAGGACCGGATAACTGGTCGTTGGGAGAGGTGTACAATTTACCAATGGATGAAATGATGCAGGTTGTTGATAATGCCATTGAGAATGGATACAGTCTTGCCTGGGGAAGCGATGTTAGTGAAGATGGATTTGCATATCGTAAAGGTGTGGCTGTAGTTCCCGAAACCGAAGAAAAAAGCATGGATAATGCGGAAATTTCGAAATGGGAGAAAATGAGCAAGGATCAGAAAGCGGCATACGGAACAGAATATCCTGTGAAAGAAAAAGAAATAACACAAGAAATGCGTCAAATTGCGTTTGATAATTACGAATCGACCGAAGATCATTTGATGCACATGGTAGGTATTGCGAAAGATCAGAATGGCAGCAAGTATTACCTGATTAAAAACTCTTGGGGAACCGACAACAATCCTTACGATGGATATTTTTATGCATCGAAGGCATTTGTACAGTACAAAACCGTTGGTTTGCTATTGCATAAAGATGCGATTCCTGCCGAGATTGCCAAGAAACTGGGATTGAAATAA